The window GATGCACGTGCATTTGAACGTGACGACGGTAACACGATCACCCGCCGGCGCAAATGCACGTGCATCTGCCGGAGTCGTTCGGCGGTCGGATTTCAGCGGCGAGCGGTCAGGCCGCTTCGCCCGGTCAGATCTCGGCGCGTCGCTTGATCAGCGTCTGCCGGGTCTGGTTCGGCGTCTCGGCGTCGACGGCCAGCCGGTCGATCACCCGGCTGTAGGTCTCGATCTCCTCGCGACGGTCCAGGTAGACAGCGCCGCCGAGGTGTTCGATGTAGACCAGGTCGGGCAGCTCCGGCTCGGTGAACCGCAACATCGTGAACGAGCTCTCCGCGGCGTAGCCGGACAGCGCGTAGGGCACGACCTGCAGGCTGATGTTGGGCAGCCGGGTGACTTCGAGCAGGTGGTCGATCTGGTCGCGCAGCACCCGCGGCCCGCCGATGGGCCGGTGCAGCACGGACTCGTCGATGACCGCCCACAGCTTCGGCGCGTCGGTGCGGTGGAGCACCTTCTGCCGGGACAGACGCAGGGCGACCCGGCGCTCGGTCTCGTCGGTGCTCAGCTCGGGGCGGCCGTGGCTGGCCAGCACCCGGGTGTACTCCTCGGTCTGCAGCAGACCGGGGACGAACTGCAGTTCGCAGGTCTGGATACGCGAAGCCGACTCCTCCAGGCCCACGTAGTCGGTGAACCACGTCGGCATCAGGTCGCTGTAGCGGTGCCACCAGCCGGGCTCGTTCGACTGCCGGACCAAGGAGAGGAACTGCTCGCGTTCCTCCTTGTCGGTGACGCCGTACATGGACAGCAGGTCCTCGACGTCGCGCTCCTTGAAGCCGACGCGGCCCAGTTCCATCCGGCTGATCTTCGACTCGGATCCGCGGATGTGGTAGCCGGCCTTGCCCCGGGTGATCTCGGCTTTCTCGCGGAGTTTGCGGAGCTGGGAGCCCAGCACGATCCTGCGCGCGGTCGGGCCACCGCTGAGCCCACCGTCGTTGCGGCCGTCGGCCACGCTCCGTCCCTTCCCGACTCGACACTCTCCGCCGGAATGCGATCCCTACCTGGCCGCACTCTTGCCAACACCCCTATGGTGAGGTTACCCCTCAACTCCGCACCGTCCATGATCCACGACGCTCTGTGAGGAAAGCATGTCCACCGACGCCCAGCAGACCGAACGTGATGTGCCTGTCTACATCGACACCAGCAAGGCAAGCATCGCGAGAGTCTACGACGCGTTCCTCAATGGCAAGGACAACTACGAGATCGACCGCGAGGTGTTCCGCCGGGTGAAGGCGGTCGCCCCCGAAGCGGCGCAGCTCGCGTACGACAACCGCGCCTTCCTGATCCGCGCGACCCGGTTCATCGCGAACCAGACCGGGATCAAGCAGTACCTCGACCTCGGCTCCGGCCTGCCGACCGCGGAGAACACCCACCAGGTGGCCCAGCGGATCGAGCCCGACTCGGTAGTCGTCTACGTCGACAACGACCCGGTGGTGCTGGCCCACGGCCGCGCGCTGCTCGAGGAGAACGACCAGACGCACTTCATCGCCGAGGACATCTTCGAGCCGGAGCGGATCCTCGAGAACGAGACGGTGCGCGGCCACCTCAACTTCGACGAGCCGATCGCCCTGTTCCAGATGGGCACGATCCACCACTACGACGGCGAGCGGTCTCCCGCCGACATCATGAAGGCCTACATCGACGCGCTGCCCTCGGGCTCGTTCGTCGGCATCAGCCACTTCCTCGACCCGCAGACCACCGAGCACAGCGCGCTCGCGCGGCGCATGGAGGACGTGTTCATCCACAGCCCCATGGGCACGGGTGTGTTCCGCACGCAGAAGGAGATCGAGGGCATGTTCCCGGGCCTGGAGATGGTCCACCCGGGGGTCTCCCTGTGCGCGACCTGGTGGCCGGACGGTCCGCAGATCAAGCCGCTCGACCAGGTCCAGTACTGCATCGCGGGCGGCATCGGCCGCAAGCCCTGATCCGTACTGGCTGGTAGGCCATCGGCTACCGTGCCGGGGTGTCCACCGATCCCGTAGCCACGGCCGAATCGCTCCCGCTGACCGGTGAGCGCACGGTCCCGGGCATCCCCCAGGAGAACTATTGGTTCCGGCGCCACGAGGTCGCGTATCTCGACCTCGCGGCGCACTGCGCGGACGCCGTGGTGCTGGAGGCGGGCTGCGGTGAGGGCTATGGCGCCGACCTGCTCGCGGGTCGCGCCCGGCTGGTCGTGGGGCTCGACTACGACCAGCTGACGGCCGCGCACGTGGCCAAGGCGTACCCGTCGGTGCGCACGCTTCGGGGCAACCTCGCGGCGCTGCCGCTGCGGTCGGAGTCGGTGGACGTGGTGGCGAACCTGCAGGTCATCGAGCACCTGTGGGACCAGGAAGGCTTCCTGCGCGAGTGCCGCCGGGTGTTGCGCCCCGGCGGCAGGCTGCTGATCACCACGCCGAACCGGATCACCTTCTCCCCCGGTCGCGACACCCCGCTCAACCCGTTCCACACCCGCGAGCTCTCGGGCGCCGAGATGGCGGACCTGCTGGTCGACGCCGGTTTCGAGGTCGAGTTCCTCGGCGGCGTGCACCACGGGCCACGGCTGCGTGAGCTGGACGCGGCCCTGGGCGGGTCGATCATCGACGCGCAGATCGAGGTGGCGGTGTCGGGTCAGCCGTGGTCCGACGAGCTGATGGCCGCGGTGACGTCCGTGCGCGCGGAGGACTTCGAGATCACCACCGAGGACATCGACGCCAGCCTCGATTTGGTCGGGATCGCGCGCGCATGAGCAAAGAGCCGATAGGCAGCTTCGCCCTTGTTCTGCACAGCCACCTGCCCTGGCTGCCCCACCACGGCACGTGGCCGGTCGGCGAGGAGTGGCTCTACCAGGCGTGGGCCCACTCGTACCTGCCGATCGTGGACCTGGCCCGGCGCTTCGCCGCCGAGGGCAAGCGCGACATGTTCACCCTGGGGATCACCCCGGTGCTGGCCGCGCAGCTCGACGATCCGTACTCACTGCGCGGGGTGCACGACTGGCTGGGCAACTGGAACCTGCGGGCGCAGTACGCGGGTGTCCGCTGGCAGGCGGCGGACCCGCTGCTGCGCGAGGTCGCCGCGGCCGAGTTCCGCGCGTCCGCGGCGGCGCTGACGGAGTTCGAGACGCACTGGAGTAGCGGGTTCTCGCCCATTTTGCGGACCCTCGTCGGCAGTGGCGTGATCGAGCTGATCGGCGGTCCGGCGACGCATCCCTTCCAGCCGCTGCTCGACCCGCGGCTGCGCGCGTTCGCGCTGCGCACGGGGTTGGACGACACCGAGGCGCGGATCGGGCACCGGCCCGAGGGGATCTGGGCGCCGGAGTGCGGTTACGCGCCGGGCATGGAGACGGGGTACGCGGCGGCGGGCGTGCGGCGATTCCTGGTCGACGGTCCGGCGCTGCACGGCGACACGTCGGCGGCGCGCACGGTGGGCGACTCCGACGTCGTGTGCTTCGGGCGCGACCTGGAGGTCACCTACCGGGTCTGGTCGCCCAAGGCGAGCTACCCGGGCGACCCGGCGTACCGCGACTTCCACACCTACGACCACCCGTCGGGCCTGAAGCCGTCGCGGGTGACCGGGCGCAACGTCGACCCCGAGCACAAGCGGCCGTACGAGCCCGCGCTGGCCGCCCAGGCCATCGAGCGGCACGTGACCGACTTCGTCGACACCGTCGTGCGCAGGCTGACGGACCTGCGTGAGCAGCATGGCAAGCCGGGGCTGGTGGTGTCCGCGTACGACACGGAGCTCTACGGGCACTGGTGGCACGAGGGCCCGGTCTGGCTGGAGAAGGTGCTGCGGGCGCTGCCCGAGGCCGGGGTTCGCGTGACGTCGCTGCGCGGTGCCCTGGAGGCCGGGCACCTCGGCGGTCGGGTTGACCTGCCCGCGTCGTCGTGGGGTTCGGGCAAGGACTGGCGGGTGTGGGACGGCGAGCAGGTCGCCGACCTGGTGCACGCGGGCGCCGAACTGCAGCGCGACCTGCTCGACCTCGTCGACAGGCATCCGGTTGATGACCGCGACCCGGTCATGGACCAGGTGCTGCGTGAGGCCCTCTTGGCCCTGTCCAGCGACTGGGCGTTCATGGTCACCAAGGACTCCGCGGCCGATTACGCTCGGCGGCGGGCCAAGGTGCACGGCGAGCGCTACGCGGAGTTGGCGAGCCTGGTTCGCGCGGGCGCGCGCGACCGCGCGTCACAGCGGGCCGCCGAGCTCGTCTCGGAGGACGGGCCCTTCGCCGGACTCGATGCACGACGGTTGGGTACTGACGAGTAGGGTTCGAGACCCGAAAGCGAGGATTCGCTCGATGCGCGTGCTGATGCTGTCCTGGGAGTACCCCCCTGTCGTTGTCGGGGGGCTCGGCAGGCATGTGCACGCGATCGCCCGACACCTCAGCGACCAGGGCCATGAGGTCGTCGTGCTGTGCAGGCACGAGGCGGGCACCGACGCCGCGACCCACCCGACCGAGGACGACGTCCACGACGGTGTGCGGGTCATCCGGGTCGCCGAGGACCCCACGCACCTGGTGTTCGAGAAGGACCTGGTCGCCTGGACCCTGGCCATGGGCCACGCGATGATCCGCGCGGGCCTGTCCCTGCTCGACGGCTGGCGCCCCGACGTGGTGCACGCGCACGACTGGCTCGTCACCCACCCGGCCATCGCCCTGGCCGAACAGGCGAAGGCACCGCTGGTCTCGACCGTGCACGCCACGGAGGCGGGCAGGCACAGCGGCTGGCTGTCCCAGCCACTCAACCAGCAGATTCACTCGGTCGAGTGGTGGCTGGCCAACCGCTCGGACGCCCTGATCACGTGCTCGTCGGCCATGCGGGCGGAGGTGTCGCACCTGTTCGAGGTCGACCCGGAGACGATCACGGTCATCCACAACGGCATCGAGCCGCGCAGCTGGCGCGTGCCCCCCGCAGCCATCCGCGAGGCGCGGGTCTCGCACAGTCCCGCTGGCGCTCCGCTGCTGCTGTTCTTCGGCAGGCTGGAGTGGGAGAAGGGTGTGCAGGACCTGATCGGCGCGCTGCCCCGGATTCGGCGGACCCACCCGGGCACGCGCCTGGTGGTGGCCGGCCGCGGCACTTACGCGAAGCAACTGGAAGAACTGGCCCGCAAACTCCGCGTCCGGCGCGCGATCGACTTCGCCGGGCATATGTCGGACCGGGAACTGGGCGCGACCTTGGCGGCGGCCGATGCGGTGGTCCTGCCCAGCCGGTATGAGCCCTTTGGAATCGTGGCGTTGGAGGCTGCGGCGGCTGGGGCTTCCTTGGTGTCGTCGACGGCCGGTGGGCTGGGTGAGGTCGTGGTCGACGGCGAGACCGGCCTGTCCTTCACCCCCGGCGACATGGACGGCATCGCGACGGCGGTTCGCAAGGTCTTGGACGATCCCGCGAGTGCCAGGCGACGGGCCAAAATGGCCAAGGCGCGCTTGGCGGTCGACTTCGACTGGAACCGAATCGCCGAGCAGACGGCTTCGGTTTATGCGCGCGCTGAGGCGGCACCCGCAACCCAACTGGGCAGGCCAAAGATCGCCAGCGGCAACGCTTTCATCATCTGATCCCCGCACAAACGCAACGGGCCGAACCCAACGGCCTGTTTGGGTGGTTCGCCTTGATTTGGGGTGAAATGGGCCTAAACTTTCGGCGCGGGTGGGCTTCACCTCCCCACCCTCTTTGCCCGCGCAGGCCCATTTCTGGGGGTCCCCAAATCAAGGCGAACCACCCAAACAGGCACCCAGCGGCCTAGCCCTCCAAAGACTTCTGCAATGCCTTGCGTGCCTTGCGATCCATGTCCTCGACCGCCGCACGACGAGCAGCGTCGGCCTCATAAGCGGTGAGCCGGCTCTTGACCACCTTCGCAGGCATCCCGGCAGCGATCGCGTAATCCGGGATCTCCCCACGAACCACCGCGTGCGCCCCGATCACGCAACCCCGCCCGATCCGAGTGCCCTTGGTGACCGTGACCTTCGTACAGATCCACGTGTCCGGCCCAATTCGCACCGGGGACTTCACGATGCCCTGGTCTTTGATCGGCTGGTGGATATCGGACGTCACGTGGTCGAAGTCGCAGATGTAGACCCAGTCGGCCACCAACGCGGCCTCGCCGAACTCGACGTCCAGATAGCAGTTCACGACGTTCTGCCTGCCGAACACGACCTTGTCGCCGATGCGCATCGAGCCCTCGTGACACCGGATCGCGTTGCCATCCCCAATATGGACCCAGCGCCCGATCTCCAGTCGCCCGAAGCCGGGGCGGGCGTGGATCTCGACGTCCTTGCCGAGGAACACCATGCCGCGCAGGACGACATGCGGGTTGGCCAGGCGGAACTTCAGCAGGCGGTAGTACCGGACCAGGTACCAGGGGGTGTACGCCCGGTTGCGCAGCACCCAGCGCAGGGAATCCCTGGTCAGGAAGCGTGCCTGGGCGGGGTCGCGGTGCGCGCGCGACCAGAATCGCAGCCGATCGGACACGGGCGAGCCCCACATGGACGTCATGGGCGAAAACGTTAACCCAGCGGTAGGTGCGCGGTGGCAAGGTGGTCGTATGCCTCGCCTGATCATCGACACGGACCCCGGCGTCGACGACGCCTTCGCCCTCTGTCTCGCCGCCCGCTCACCCGAGGTGGAGCTGCTGGCGGTGACCACCGTGTTCGGCAACGTCAGCCTGGAATCGACGACCCGCAACGCGCTGCGGCTGATGGCCCTGTGCGGGCGTGAGGACGTCCCGGTGGCGGCCGGGGCCGCTCGCCCGCTGGTGCATCCGCAGGCGGCTGAGGGCAAGGCGGCGCACGGTGAGGATGGGCTGTCGGGTGGGGCGGACCTGCTGCCCGCGCGCACACGGGGTCTGGAGCCGGTCGGCGCCGTCGAGTTGATGGCCCGGGTGCTGCGGGCCTCGCCGACACCGGTGACGATCGTGCCGATCGGGCCGCTGACGAACATCGCGCTGCTGCTGGCCACCCACCCGGAACTCGCTCCCCGCATCGAGCGGCTGGTCATCATGGGCGGCGGGCTGGCCGGTGGGAACGCGACGTCGGCCGCCGAGTTCAACATCTGGTCGGACCCGGAGGCCGCGCGGCGGGTGTTGGTGGAGGAGTCCGTCCCCACCGTCCTCGTGCCGATGGACCTGACGTACCGGTGCCGGGTCGACGCCGACTGGCTGGACCGACTGGCCGCCACCGGCCCCCTCGGCGCGACCCTGACGGCGCTGACCGGCTCCTACCGCGCGCACTACAGCGCCCTGATGAACTTCGACGGCATGGTGATCCACGACGCCGTCGCGGTGGCCGAGGCGATCAGTCCGGGGATTCTCAAGACCGAGCGACTTCCCGTGCGCGTCGAGACGGCGTTCGGACCGGCGCGTGGTGCGACGCTCGCCGACCGGCGGCTGACTCAGTACAACGACACCACCGAGGCCCGGACGATCGATATCGCGACCGACACCGAACTCGACGGGCTGCGGGAGTTCATCCTGCGGGGTCTGTCCTGACCGCTTCGCACACGATCGCGACCGGCGAACGGCCGACGCGAGTCAGCACCACGGACGCCTCGTCCGGGCCCTTGAGCTTCAGCCTGGGCCGCAGCGCGTTCGGGTCGATGTCCAGGCCCCGCACCAGGATTTCCAGCCTGCCGATGCCGCGTTTCGCCAGAGTGGTGCGGAGGGTCTTCTCGGTGTACTTGCCGTGTTCGAGCACGCGGAACGCGCGGATGCCCGGCGGGGGAACGGGTCCGGTGAGGTAGGCGATCCGTTCGTCGAGCTGGCTCAGGCCGTGCGCGGCGGCGTAATGACGGACCAGGCCTGCCCGGACGACGGCGCCGTCGGGGTCGATGATCCACTCACCGACGTCGGTCACCGGGCAGTCGTCGTCGTGGCGATCGGTGACTGTCCACTCCGAACCGTCGGAGCGCAGGACGGTGGCTCGCCGACGCGCTTCCGTGGCCAGGCCACCGGTCCAGAGGCACGCCTCACGCACGGCACCATCGAGGGAGACGACTTCGACCTCGTCCGCCCAGGGCACATCGTCGAAGTCGATGCCGGGGGCGCATTTCACCGCCAGGTCTCGGCCCCGGTACGTCTCGGCGAGGGCGCCCAGCGGCGGTGCGAAGTCCTCCGGGCGCCAGCGGCGTCTGCCGGAGGAGTCCCGCCGGCCCGGGTCGGCCAGGACCGCCATCTCGCGAGTGATCGGCACGAGCGCGTCGGCCTGAGCCAGGATCACGTTGGGGCGCTTGAGGTTGTGCCGGGCCATGGCCAGCCGCACCGGGTCGAGGTCCGAGCCGACACAGCGGGCGGCCACCTCGGACACCGCCGCGAGGTCGACACCGACCGAGCAGGTCACGTCCTGGACGTCGCGACCTTCCAATCTGCGCGCGCGGTGTCGGGCGACGGGGGTCGGGGTTGCCTGCTGCAGCGCGGCGTCGGTGAACAGCCAGTCGGCCGGGTTGTCCACTTTGGACACGGCTTTGCGCCGAAGCAGCACGGTTTCGAGCAACGCGGGGGCACGGTCTCCGGCCAACACACGCGCTTTGGCCACGTCGGCCAGATAGGTCGCAGGGGTCAGCGGCAGCCGATCGATCTCGGCCGCCGCCGCCGCTCCGTCCGGCGACCGCAGGAACGCTACGTCGCCGAGGGTGAATCCGTAGCCCACTCAGTTCGGCTTGCGGCCGCTGATGAGCACGTTGTAGAACAGCTCGCGCGGCAGGACCTTGCGCAGCACGCGCTCGTCGAGCCAGGACAGGCGCTGCCAGGTCTTGAAGGCGAACATGCCCCAGCCGAAGCCGAGCTTCTCGCGCGGCACCGCGGCCTCGAAGGTGCGCACCGGCCAGCCGAACAGGGCCGCGGCGAACTCCTCGGTGACCGCACGGACCTCGACCATCCCTGCGGCACGCGCCTGGGTTTCCAGTTCCGCCGGGTCGAAGGTGTGGATGTCGACCACGGCCTCCAGCGCGGCGGCGCGGGAGGACTCGTCGAGTTCCTCCTGCGGCCTGCGCCACGAACTCAGCGCGCCCAGTTTGGTGACGTTGGTGGTCAGCCACCAGGTCGCCTGGCCCAGCTTGCGGGCGTAGCGGTCGCCGATCTTGGTCGGCTCACCGGCGAAGACGAACCGGCCGCCCGGCTTGAGCACCCGCTGGATCTCGCGGAACGCCGCCGGGATGTCGGGGATGTGGTGCAGCACGGCGTGACCGATGACCAGGTCGAAGCTGTTGTCCTCATACGGGATGCGCTCGGCATCGGCGACCCGGCCGTCGACGTCGAGGCCCAGGCTCTTCGCGTTGCGCAGCGCCACCTCGACCATGCCGGGCGAGAGGTCGGTGACCGACCCCTTCTTGATCACGCCGCCCTGCATCAGGTTCAGCAGGAAGAAGCCGGTGCCGCTGCCCAGCTCCATCGCCGTCTCGTACGGCCATTCCTTGTCGCCCGCGACGGCCTTGAACCGGCCCGTGGCGTAGTCGATGCAGCGCTCGTCGTACGAGATCGACCACTTCTCGTCGTAGGAGCCGGCTTCCCAGTCGTGGTACAGCACGTTCGCGAGCTTCGGGTCGAGGAACGCGGCCTCGACCTGCTCGGCGGTGGCGTGCGGGTTGGGCGTCGGGTCAGCGGCCATGGAACTCCGCCTTTCCGGGCCCGTTCTCGATGAACGACTTCAGGCCCGTGTCGCGGTCCTCGGTCGCGAACAGCGCCGCGAAGAGGTTGGTCTCGAGCTTGAGGCCGCTGGCGAGGTCGTTGTCCAGGCCGCCGTCGATCGCGGCCTTCGCGGCGGCGAGCGCGCGGGAGGCGCCACTCGTGAACTGGCCCGCCCAGCGCTTGGCGGCCTCGTAGACGTCGTCGGGGGCGACGACCTCGTCGACCATGCCGAGGGTGAGCGCCTCCTCGGCCTTGACGAAGCGGCCGGTGTAGACGAGGTCCTTGGTCTTGCTCGGGCCGATCAGCCGGGCCAGCCGCTGGGTGCCGCCCGCGCCGGGGATGATGCCGAGCAGGATCTCCGGCTGGCCGACCTTGGCGTTGTCGCCGGCGATGCGGCGGTCGCAGCACAGGGCCAGCTCGAAGCCGCCGCCGAGGGCGAATCCGGTGATGGCCGCGACGGTCGGCTTGGGCAGCTCGGCGATCGCGGTGAGCGAGCCGGTCAGCTCGGGGGCGTAGTCGGCGATGTCGGTGTACGACATCTCCGCGAACTCCTTGACGTCCGCGCCCGCGGCGAACACCTTCGGGCCGCCGTAGACGATGACCGCCTTGACGTCGTCGCGCTCACGGGCCTCCTGCGCGACCTCGCGCAGCTCAGCCTGGAGCTGGCGGTTGATGGCGTTCATCGGCGGCCGGTCGAGCCGGATGGTCCCGATGCCGTCCTCGACCTCAAGCCGAACGAACTCACCCACGGCGATGTCCTCCTACCGGTCCGATACCACGTCGTCGAAGGTTACCTGTCAGTACGAAAGTCAGCTGCGGCGGCGGGCGAAGTACCGGTCGCCGGAGCGCTCCAGTTCGAGTTCCTGGCCGAACGCGGCGGACAGGTTCTCGCTGGTCAGCACGTCCTCGATCAAGCCCTGGGCGACCACGCCGCCCGCCGAGAGCAGCAGCAGGTGGGTGAATCCGGGCGGGATCTCCTCGACGTGGTGGGTGACCAGCACGGTCGCCGGGGCGTCGGGGTCCATCGCGAGTTCCGAGAGGCGCGCGACCAGGTCTTCGCGGCCGCCGAGGTCGAGGCCCGCGGCGGGCTCGTCGAGGAGCAGCAGCTCGGGGTCGGTCATCAGGGCGCGGGCGATCATGGCGCGCTTGCGCTCGCCCTCGGACAGGGTGCCGAAGGTGCGGTCGGCCAGGTGGGCGATGCCCATGGCCTTGAGCAGCTCACCCGCGCGGCCGGTGTCGAGCTGGTCGTACTCCTCGCGCCAGCGGCCGAGGACGGCGTACCCGGCGCTGACCACGACGTCGAGCACCTTCTCCTCGGCGGGCACGCGGCCGGCGAGCGCGGCGGAACAGAAGCCGATGCGGGTGCGCAGCTCGAAGACGTCGACCTTGCCCAGTCGCTCACCCAGGACGTGCACGGCGCCGGTGGTCGGGTGCAGCTCGGCGCCGGCCATCCGCAGGAGCGTGGTCTTGCCCGCGCCGTTGCTGCCGAGGATCACCCAGCGCTCATCGAGCTCGACGTTCCAGTTCACCCCTTTGAGGAGTTCCGTGCTGCCGCGACGGACGCCGACGTCCGTCATGTGCACAACCAGGTCGTCGGGAGCGGTGCTGACGTCAGTGTGCGGGGTCACGGCGGCCATTCTGCCTTTGCCGCGACACGGCCGGGGCTCTCGGGGTCACCAGTTGTCGGGCCCTTGGGCCAGGATGGAGGTGTGACCCACTCCGAGCCACGTCTGCTGCCCGGCCATCCCTACCCGCTCGGCGCGCACCCGGAGGCGGGTGGGGTGCGCTTCTCCGTCGCGTCGTCGATCGCCGACGCGGTCGAGTTGTGCCTGATCAACGAGGGTGGCGTCGAGCGGCGCATCGAACTGGCGGAGCGCACGTTCGGGGTCTGGCACGGGACCGTCCCGGGGGTCACGCCCGGGCAGCGGTACGGCTACCGGGTGCACGGGCCGTATGAGCCTGCCCGGGGTCTGCGGTGCAATCCGGCCAAGCTCCTCGTCGACCCGTACGCGCGCCGGATCACCGGCACGATCACCGACCTCGGCGCCACCCGCGGCTACCGGGGCGACCCAATGACCGGGCCGCCGTCGCGGATCGACTCGCTCGGCTCCGTCCCCCTATCGGTGGTCACCTCACTGGGCGGTCCCGACACCGGCCGGCGGCCGGACGTGCCGTTCGAGGAGACGGTGATCTACGAACTGCACGTGCGCGGGTTCACCAAGCTGCACCCGGACCTGCCGAAGGAGCAGCGCGGCACGTACCTGGGGCTGGCGCACCCGGCGGTGATCGAGTACCTGCTGCGGCTGGGCGTGACGGCGGTCGAGTTGCTGCCGGTCCACAGCTTCGCCGACGAGCCGCTGCTGCTGCGCACGGGCAGGCACAACTACTGGGGCTACGCGAGCCTGGGTTTCCTCGCCCCGCACGCGGCGTACGCGTCGCGCCGCGGCAAGGAGGTCGAGGAGTTCCGGACCATGGTCGCGGCGCTGCACGCGGCGGGCATCGAGGTGATCCTCGACGTCGTCTACAACCACACCTGTGAGGGCGGCGCGGCCGGGCCGACGGTGTCGTTTCGCGGGCTGGACGCCCCGGCGTACTACGTCCTGGGCGAGAACGGGCACGACGTCGACCTCACCGGGTGCGGCAACACGATCGACGCGGGATCGCCCACGGCCGTGCGGCTGATCACCGACTCGATGCGGTACTTCGCCACGGAGATGGGCGTCGACGGGTTCCGCATCGACCTGGCCAGCGTCCTCGGCAGGCCGCACGGCGGCGCCTTCCACCCGGACGCGCCGCTGCTGACGGCGATCACCACGGATCCGGTGCTGGCCAACCGGAAACTGATCGCGGAGCCGTGGGACGCGACCGGCGACGGCTACCGGGTCGGCGGCTTCGGGGTCAACTGGGCGGAGTGGAACGGCCGCTTCCGCGACGGCACCCGCGACTTCTGGCGCGGCGCGACCGGGCTGCGCGACGTCGCCTACCGGCTGTCGGGGTCGTCGGACCTGTACTCGGCGAACGGGCGTCGGCCCTGGGCGTCGGTCAACTTCGTCACCGCGCACGACGGGTTCACGTTGCGGGACCTGGTGTCGTACAACCACAAGCACAACAACGAGAACGGCGAACACGGCGCGGACGGCACCGACGACAACCGGTCGTGGAACTGCGGGGTCGAGGGCGAGACCCAGGACCAGGCGGTGTTGGAACTGCGCGACCGGCAGGCGCGCAACATCCTCAGCACGCTTCTGCTGTCCACCGGCACCCCGATGCTCACCGCGGGCGACGAGCGGTGGCGGACGCAGCACGGCAACAACAACCCGTACTGCCTGGACAACCACACGTCATGGCTCGACTGGTCGGCGACCGCGCGCGGCGAGGACCTGCTGGCGTTCACCCGCCACCTGATCTCCCTGCGCGCCGACTCCCCCGCGCTGCGCCAACCGGAGTTCTTCGACGGCAGGCCCACCAGGTCCGGCGAACCGGACCTCGTCTGGTTCCGCCCCGACGGCGCCCCGATGACCGACGACGACTGGTTCGACGAGTCCCGGCGCACCCTGGGAATGTGGATCGACGGCTCGGAATGCCTCTCCCGCACCCGCGAGGGCGACGTCGTGGCCGACGACTCCTGGCTGCTGCTCCTGCACGCGGGACAGGACCCGATCGACTTCACCCTGCCACCCGCGCGCTACGGCGAGCGGTTCGTCCCGACCCTGGACACCCGCACCCGCCGAGGCACCCCGGACGACGCGACCCCTTGCGCCCCAGGCGACAAGGTGCACCTGACCGGCCGGATGACACTGCTGATGCGCGCACCCCGGTCGACCTGACCACGCATTTCGACGAAAGCGTCCGCGCGGACCACAACAAACTGGGGATGAGGTGGCCCCGCCGCTGCTGTAAGGGTGGTGGGGCGTGGTGTTCCTGACGGGA is drawn from Actinokineospora alba and contains these coding sequences:
- the glgX gene encoding glycogen debranching protein GlgX, producing MTHSEPRLLPGHPYPLGAHPEAGGVRFSVASSIADAVELCLINEGGVERRIELAERTFGVWHGTVPGVTPGQRYGYRVHGPYEPARGLRCNPAKLLVDPYARRITGTITDLGATRGYRGDPMTGPPSRIDSLGSVPLSVVTSLGGPDTGRRPDVPFEETVIYELHVRGFTKLHPDLPKEQRGTYLGLAHPAVIEYLLRLGVTAVELLPVHSFADEPLLLRTGRHNYWGYASLGFLAPHAAYASRRGKEVEEFRTMVAALHAAGIEVILDVVYNHTCEGGAAGPTVSFRGLDAPAYYVLGENGHDVDLTGCGNTIDAGSPTAVRLITDSMRYFATEMGVDGFRIDLASVLGRPHGGAFHPDAPLLTAITTDPVLANRKLIAEPWDATGDGYRVGGFGVNWAEWNGRFRDGTRDFWRGATGLRDVAYRLSGSSDLYSANGRRPWASVNFVTAHDGFTLRDLVSYNHKHNNENGEHGADGTDDNRSWNCGVEGETQDQAVLELRDRQARNILSTLLLSTGTPMLTAGDERWRTQHGNNNPYCLDNHTSWLDWSATARGEDLLAFTRHLISLRADSPALRQPEFFDGRPTRSGEPDLVWFRPDGAPMTDDDWFDESRRTLGMWIDGSECLSRTREGDVVADDSWLLLLHAGQDPIDFTLPPARYGERFVPTLDTRTRRGTPDDATPCAPGDKVHLTGRMTLLMRAPRST